One Penicillium oxalicum strain HP7-1 chromosome III, whole genome shotgun sequence genomic region harbors:
- a CDS encoding Phenylalanine aminomutase (L-beta-phenylalanine forming) yields the protein MSTHLAETRRAWATLEKAKNSDFIVLTGDNDSLGLAHVVAVARFMVHTIPSKSERITKRIQDGIDTLELHLNNGEDIYGVNTGCGGNASTRTKMHEDLQRGFLQHHQAGILPGLPEDYDRAYALPRDLTRGAILLRSNSLLRGHSAVRMQVIELLTHALNANITPIIPLRGSISASGDLSPLAYVGGLLEGNPDVFVWVKPDSNDRLGKVMPAADALRLENILPITLRAKEALGVMNGTAPSAAAASLALYDTNNLAVLTQLLTAMATEALFGTIDDYHDFISHCRPHSGQSEVADNIRSFLTGSRLCQEFKAKQQGLVQDRYALRTAPQWIGPLLEDLLLASKQLTTEINSSTDNPLIDAGGDRFHHGGNFQAASVTSAMEKVKTALVMLGRLLSSQCQEIINPTLNKGLPPNLCFDDPSLSFTCKGIDINMTAYLSELAFLSNSVVSHVQVAEMNNQSVNSLALIAARYASESVDIVTMMCSAQLYVLCQALDLRALEKDFFGAVEPQLSALYDDIWSPGTDQVVAFSDVWEVMAASWHRNTQVAPKIRYEEVAKDITHFIFDHLSMTTLATSFSSAILKWRTTTVSILSQVDRKTRSHFLDRQSTPKYLAAMTKEIYNWVRQTLQVPLHQGLVDHPGFARDGKDDPVKKTIGTNITKIYTAIRNGEAVDLLHNAMQTLS from the exons ATGTCAACACACTTAGCAGAGACCCGACGAGCCTGGGCAACACttgaaaaagcaaagaacaGCGACTTTATCGTTCTCACTGGCGATAATGACTCACTTGGATTGGCACATGTTGTTGCTGTGGCTAG ATTCATGGTGCACACTATCCCGTCAAAATCGGAAAGAATTACAAAACGCATTCAAGATGGGATTGACACATTGGAGCTGCATTTGAATAATGGGGAAGATATTTATG GTGTCAATACCGGATGTGGTGGAAACGCTAGTACACGAACCAAGATGCATGAAGACCTCCAGAGAGGATTTTTACAGCACCATCAAGCTGGAATTTTGCCAGGACTTCCAGAGGATTATGATCGAGCCTACGCTCTGCCCCGTGATCTGACACGAGGTGCGATCCTTCTACGCAGCAATTCACTCCTTCGAGGACACTCAGCTGTGAGAATGCAGGTAATCGAACTCCTCACTCACGCACTCAATGCCAATATCACACCTATCATTCCTCTCAGGGGTAGCATATCCGCATCTGGTGATCTTTCACCCCTTGCATATGTTGGGGGACTGCTTGAAGGAAATCCGGACGTATTCGTGTGGGTCAAACCCGATAGCAATGACAGGCTGGGTAAGGTGATGCCAGCTGCGGATGCACTACGGTTGGAGAACATCTTGCCAATTACCCTGAGGGCCAAGGAAGCCCTTGGGGTAATGAACGGAACCGCACCGAGCGCTGCTGCAGCTTCCTTGGCGCTGTATGACACCAATAATCTCGCAGTTCTCACACAACTGTTGACGGCAATGGCAACAGAAGCCCTTTTTGGAACAATTGATGACTATCACGACTTCATCTCGCATTGCCGTCCACATTCGGGTCAAAGTGAAGTAGCCGATAACATTCGGTCTTTCCTAACTGGGTCCCGGCTTTGTCAAGAGTTCAAGGCCAAACAGCAAGGACTTGTGCAAGATCGGTATGCTCTACGAACTGCACCTCAATGGATCGGTCCTCTACTCGAGGATCTTTTGCTTGCAAGCAAGCAGCTCACCACAGAGATCAACTCGTCCACCGACAATCCTCTGATAGACGCGGGAGGCGATCGCTTCCACCACGGCGGTAATTTCCAGGCGGCATCTGTGACATCGGCCatggagaaggtcaagactGCTCTGGTCATGCTCGGCCGGCTTCTTTCTTCACAATGTCAAGAAATTATCAATCCAACACTGAATAAAGGACTGCCACCTAACCTTTGCTTTGACGACCCCAGTCTCTCGTTTACCTGCAAAGGCATCGACATCAATATGACGGCCTACCTCTCTGAGCTAGCCTTCTTGAGCAACTCCGTGGTCAGTCATGTGCAAGTTGCTGAGATGAACAATCAATCAGTGAACTCTCTGGCCTTAATCGCAGCTCGGTATGCATCAGAGTCAGTTGATATTGTGACTATGATGTGCTCGGCACAATTGTATGTCCTTTGTCAAGCCCTCGATCTACGTGCTTTGGAAAAGGATTTCTTTGGAGCGGTTGAGCCACAATTATCAGCACTTTATGACGACATATGGTCTCCTGGAACCGATCAGGTTGTAGCATTCAGTGATGTATGGGAGGTCATGGCTGCGTCCTGGCACAGAAACACCCAAGTCGCCCCGAAAATTCGGTATGAAGAGGTTGCCAAAGACATCACACATTTTATTTTCGATCACCTTTCCATGACCACGTTGGCCACCTCCTTCAGTTCGGCAATATTGAAGTGGAGAACTACTACAGTATCGATATTGTCCCAAGTCGACCGAAAGACTCGCAGCCATTTTCTGGATCGGCAATCTACACCAAAATATTTGGCAGCAATGACCAAGGAGATATATAACTGGGTTCGTCAGACGCTGCAAGTTCCACTGCACCAGGGTCTGGTTGATCACCCTGGTTTCGCGAGAGACGGCAAGGATGACCCGGTGAAGAAGACCATTGGGACGAACATTACAAAAATTTACACGGCTATTCGCAATGGAGAGGCGGTCGATCTGCTTCACAATGCGATGCAGACACTATCCTAG